The DNA window TCGGCTGGTTCCGGGGCGGGAGCGTGCCGGGCGCGGCGGGAGTCGCCCTGCTCGTCGGGCACGTCGACACCGAGAACAAGCCGGCCGTGTTCTACGGCCTGAGCGCCGCGCGTCCCGGCGAGAAGGTCAAGGTGACGGGCGCCGGCGGTCTGAGCCTGGAGTTCACCATCGACGACATCCAGGTCTTCACCCGCGAGCGCTTCGACCCGCAGAAGGTGTACGGCCCCCGCGAGAGCGACCGGGCGGAACTGCGCCTGATCACCTGCGGGGGCACGTACGACAAGAAGGCCCGCACCTACACGGCCAACGTCGTGGTGTCGGCGTACCTGACGGGGGCCGGCCGGGGCTGAACGCCCGGCGTTGTCGGTGCGGTTGGTGCGGTCGGTGGTGCGGTTGGTGTGGTTGGTGGTGCGGTCGGTGTTACGCCGCCACCGGCTCCGCCGCCGGAACCGAGCGGGTCGCCGCGCGCAGCCCCAGCGCCCCGAAGACCCCCGCGAACACCGCCCACAGCACCGCGTGCGAGGCCAGCGACAGCATCCTGAAGTCCCACAGCAGCGTCGCCGCCACCGGGACCTCGTCCGGATTGCCCGGCAGCGCGAACAGCACCGCCAGCGTCGCGACCCCCGTGACGGCCACCGCGACCTGCCGCACCGGCAGGGACCGGTCGGCGAGGCGTACGTACACCTGCCGGGCCAGCACCATGCCGAGGATGCCGATCACCACGGCCGCCAGCCACAGGGCCTGGCGGCTCGCGACGGTGCCGGAGTCGCCGACCCCCGGCGGGTTCGCCGGATAGCGCAGTCCCGGCAGCAGCGAGACCGCCACGAAGGCGGCCGCGCCGAAGGCCAGGGCGCGCGGCCACGGCCGCTCACCGAGGCCCGTACGGCGGTGCACCAGGGCGTAGGCGAGGGCGAACAGGACGCCCAGCGCGAGGCCCGCCACGACCGCCGTGACGACCAGGCCGAAGTGCTGGGTGGAGCGGGAGAACAGTTCCTCGTGGTGCTGGACGGCCGTGGCCGCCGCACCGTGCGTGTGCTCATCGGCCGCGGAACGTGCCTCTTCGAGGCGGATCGCACGGTCCATCAGGGGCTCGGCGAGGAGCAGGGAGAACAGGCCGGCGGCAAGGCCGGCTGCCCCGCCCGCCGCCAGCCCGCGTCCGAGCAGGGGCAGTACAGGTTCTGACATGGTGCGCACGGCCCCCGATCAGTGGCAGGGGGCACCGAAGAGGTGCCTGCCGTCGTGCGAGAACTCGTGCAGGTAGTCGCCCGTAGCGGCGATGGCGGTGCCGTTGTCCATGAAGACCGCGTAGAGCGCGACGAGGGCGATGATCGCCGCGGCGGCCATGATCAGCCAGTGACGGGCGGTGGTCGCGGCGGACGTGACCGCCGCGGTGTCGGTGTGCTGCGCAGTGTGCAGAGACATACCGGTGAGCCTCCTTCTGGGGTTTCCACGCCCCAATTCAGGAGGACGACGGGTCAGTTCCTGACTTCCGTACGGGCCCGTGGGCTCGCGTACGGTCACAGTGGCGGGACCGTCCCGGGTTCGCACCGGGTTCCTGTCCACCGTCGCCTCGATGTGTGTGGAGTTGTCATCCGGAGAGTCCCAGCCTGGCTGAGCACTGTCAACAGGGACTCTGTCCCTCGCTCCCGTGGCGGCACCCGGTGTGCCAGGATGGTTTCGACCGGATGTGTCCGGGGAGGGACCGGGGGGTCCTCGTATCTTCAGTACGTCTTCAGTGCATCTTCGGTGCAGCCAAGGGGGAGTGGATGTACGGCAGTTACAGCGGCCGTAGGCGCGTGCGTGTCCGGGTGGCCGCGGTGGGGGCCGTGGGGGCCGCGCTGCTCCTGGCGGGCTGCTCGTCCTCCGGCGGTGACGGGGGCGGCGGCACGAGTCCGGACCCGGTGAAGCAGCAGCCGAAGGGGAGCGATCCGTACTGGGTCAACCCGGAAGGAAACGCTGCCAAGCAGGCCGCTGCGTTGGCCAAGAAGGGCGAGGACGAGAAGGCCGGCCTCATCCGCAAGATCGCCGAGCAGCCGGCCGCCGAGTGGATCGGTCCCGAGAACGCCGAGGCCCAGGCCAAGGGGTACACGGAGGCGGCCGAGAAGGCGGACCGCGACGCGCTGCTCGTCCTCTACAACATCCCGCACCGCGACTGCGGGCAGTTCTCGAAGGGTGGCGCCGCCGACGGCAACGCCTACCGCGCCTGGGTCGACCAGGTGGCCAAGGGCATCGGCGACCGCCCGGCCACCGTGATCCTGGAGCCGGACGCGCTGCTGCACCTGGTCGACGGCTGCACGCCCGACGAGTTCCACGAGGAGCGGTACGACCTCCTCAAGGGCGCCGTCGAGCGCCTCAAGGAGCAGCCGAAGGCCAAGGTGTACCTGGACGCGGGCAACGCGGGCTGGAAGTCCCCCGACTCACTGTTCGAGCCGCTCCAGCGGGCGGGTATCGCGAAGGCGGACGGCTTCTCGGTGAACGTCTCCAACTTCCAGACCACCCGCGTCAGCAAGGACTTCGGCAGGAAGCTCTCCGCGAAGGTGGGCAACAAGCCCTTCGTCATCGACACCAGCCGCAACGGCAACGGTCCGTACACCGGGGGAGACCCCGAGGAGAACTGGTGCAACCCGCCGGGCCGCGCGCTCGGTGAGAAGCCGACCACCAAGACCGGTGACGAGCTGGTCGACGCGTTCCTGTGGATCAAGCGCCCCGGCGAGTCCGACGGCGACTGCAAGGGCGGCCCGAAGGCCGGCGAGTGGTACGAGGAGTACGCGCTCGAACTGGCCCGCAACGCGAAGTAGCGGCGCACGCGACACGGAAAGCGAAGGGGGCCGCCCGGCACACCGGGCGGCCCCCTTCGCGTACCCGTCGGCCTACGGGACCTCGATCCAGACGCCCTCGGACGGCGTGCCCTGATCGTCCGTCACGAACAGCATGTAGTAGCCGGACGGGACCAGCGCCCGGTTCTTCGGCACGGTGACCGAGATGCCGCCCTTCGTCTTCTTCATCTCCAGCGCCACCGTGCGCTGGTCGACGTCTGTGACGTGCGTGACGGCGCTGGGCCGCATCAGCTTCGCGTCCTTGATCGACGCGGCGTGCGCCGACTTGAAGGTGGCCGTACCGCCGCGCCTGACCGTCTTCGGTCCGCCGGTCAGCTTCGGCCGCGCGTCCCGGAAGAGGTACGGCGGCGTGTAGATCTCGATGCGCTGTTCGAAGACGCCCGGCCTGGTGTTGGCCTTGTCAGAGTACAGGGAGTCCGACCCGAAGATCATGACGCGCCCGTCGGGCAGCAGCAGCGAGCCCGAGTGGTAGTTGCGCCCCACGGCCGGGTCGGCCACCCGGCGGTACTTGCCGGTCTTGGCGTCGTACAGGCGCGCCTGGAGGATGTCCGAGCCGCCGCGGCCCCGGTAGTCGTTGGAGCCGCCGGTGATCAGGACACTGTCGTCCGGCATCAGGGACGCGCTGGGGTAGCGGGTGCCCTGGTCGAGCGAGTCGCCGTCCTTGAAGCGCGGGTTCGGGTCCTTCAGGTCGACCAGCCGTGACTTCTCGCTGGACTTCTCCGACTCGCCGACCCCGCCGCCGCCGATGACCATGTACTTCTCGTCCTGGGCGGGAGGCAGCCGCACGGTCGCGGAGGTCTCCATCATGTCCGGGTCGCTGAGCCCGGGGACCTTCTTGAACGTGTTGGTCTCCAGATCCCAGACACCCGGCTCGCGGCCCTCGTCCGCCGGCCCGTACCCGGCGTTGGAGCCCGAGTAGAAGAGCTTGCCGTTGTTCATCAGGAAGATCGCGGGGTACGTCGGGAACTTCCGTACGACCCCGGTGTACTCCCACTTCTTCGTGGCCGGGTCGTAGATCTCGTCCTTGCCGGGGACGATCTGCCCGATCTCGTCCAGGCCGGACAGCGACAGGACCTTGCCGTCCTCCAGCGTGGTGAGCGTCGGGTACCAGCGCGCCTCGTTCATCGGGTCGACGGTGATGTACTTCTCCGCCACCGGGTCGAACTCGTAGGCGTCCCTGATGCCTTGGAAGTCCTTCTTGTCCAGGGCGAGCTTCTGTGCGATCCCGTACACGTTCTTGGCGTCGGTGCCCGTCAGGCCGTGGACCCGGTAGTTGTCCTCGGTGCCGGACTCGTACTTCTTGCCGGACGCCTTGGCCTCGACGTAGATCCGGCCGAGCCCCGCCTCGGTGCGCAGGAACCGGCCGGTCTGCTTGTCGAAGATCTTCTTCGCCTTCTCGACCAGGACGGGGTCCTTGGAGACGTACGTCTTGCCGTTCTTCTTGCCCGTGAAGATGGTGCCCGCGGGCAGCGTCTTCGGGGCGTCGGGGTCCTCGTTGTGGACGATCATCAGGCCGCCGGCCCTGGTGACGTCACCTTCGAGCTTCTCGTACCGCTTGGTGCCGCCCGCCACGAGCAGCTTCCCGTCGGGCAGCTGGGTGTGCCCGGCGCAGAACATGTCCTTCGGCGTCGGAATCTTCTTGTACGAGTCGGTCTTCGGGTCCCACAGCACCGACTCGAACTTCTTCGCGTCGAAGTTCTTCTGGTTGTTCCCCGAACCGGCGATGAGCAGCACCTTGCCGGTGTGCAGCAGCGCGGCGTGGATCGTGTTGATGCGGAACTCGGACGGGACGTCGAGGAAGTCCCAGTGGCCGTTCTCCGCCTTGTACTCGGGCCGGTTGATCTTGTAGTCGTGGTACTGCTCCGAGCCGAAGCGGTAGAGCGCGGGCCCGTTCATCCCCGCCAGAGCGAGCACCACCGCACCCGTTATCGCCAGGCGGCGAGCACGGCGGCTCGGACGGTATTTCATTTCTTACGTCCCCCAAGGGCGATCTGCATGGTCTGGTCGGAAGCGGCCCAGGTGGGCTTGGGCTGAGGCGCGTGGGTCTCCGGCGGGGGGCCGGCCGGCGGCTGCGACTGGCTCGGCGGCGACCCGTGCGGGCCCGGCTTCTTCTTGTTCTTCTTCTCCTGGCGCATGGTCCAGCGCCAGGCGAAGATCGGCGCCGCCGTGATCAGCAGGGCGAGCGTGGCCCAGGTGATCATCGCGGGGTGGTTGTGGCCGAAGAAGAAGGACGAGCCGAGGGAGCCGCCGAAGACCAGGATGAAGAAGAGGTGGATACGGAAGGTGCCGAAGAGCGTGTCGGGGCTGGAGGAGTCGCCCTTGGGCGTCACCACGAAGCCGGACTTGCGGCGCAGCACGGCGTCCATCAGCGAGCGCGCGTAGATCGGCGCCGAGAGCGCGGACATCACCATGCCGGCCAGGCCGCCGGAGCCTTCGGGCTCGTGCGGCGAGACGTTGTGGCGGCGGTTCCAGATGTAGAGGCCGATCTGGAGCGCCGAGGCGTTGCCGTACAGCATCATCCAGATCGCCGGGTCGATCTGGACGCCGGAGGCGCCCATGCCCAGGAAGAGCGCGCAGCTGAGGGCCGCCAGAATCCAGTTCATGGCGGACATCGGATAGAAGATGATCATCATTGTGTAGTTGAAGAGCTTGCCTGCGGGCAGCGAGCCGTAGCCCCTCCAGTACTGCTTGAGGATCGTCTCGTACGTACCGCGCGACCAGCGCAGCTGCTGGGTGAAGAAGTCGGTCCACGCGGTCGGGCCCTCGCCGACGGCCAGCACGTCCGGGGTGTAGACGGACCGCCACTTCCTGCCGGTGGCCGGGTTCGTGGCGCGGTGGATCTCGAAGCCGGTGGCCATGTCCTCGGTGATCGAGTCGTACAGGCCGCCGATCTGCTTGAGCGCCCTGATGCGTACGGCGTTGGACGTGCCGACGAACATGGGGGCGCCGTAGCGGTTGCCCGCGCGCTGGATCAGGGCGTGGAACAGGAACTGCTGCGACTCGGCGGCCTTCGTGACGAAGGTGTCGTAGTTGCCGTACACCTGCGGACCGATGACGAAGCCGATGTCCGGGTCGCGGAAGTAGCCGAGCATCCGCTCCAGGTAGTTGGGCAGCGGCACGTGGTCGGTGTCGACGGAGGCGAAGAAGTCGTAGGCGTCGCCGTGCGCGTCGAGCCAGGCGTTGTAGTTGCCGTGCTTGGTCTTGGCGCGGTGCGGGCCCTTGGCCTGGTTCCACTTCGCGATGCCCTTGCGGGAGAAGTGGTGCACACCGAGGCGCTCGCAGACCTCCCTGACCGCCGGGTCGTTGCCCTCGTCGAGGAGCCATACGTGCATCAGGCCGCGGTGGCGGATCTTGACCGCCGCCTCCAGCGTCTTCGTCACCATCTCCAGCGGCTCCTTGCCGGGGACGAAGGAGGTGAGGAAGGCCACACGGGTGCCGGTCTCGGGCACCACGGGGACGGGATCACGGGCGACCAGGGTCGCGTGTGCGTTCGACAGGACGTTCATCGTGCGGAAGAGCTCGATCAGGCCGATCGAGACCAGCATGACGATGTCGAGGATCAGCAGCGTGTCGTTCTTGAGGTTGGGGTCGCGCTCGGTCCAGTGCTCGGGCTGCATCAGCCAGACGAACAGGCCCAGCGAGAGCAGCGGCGCGGCGCACAGCAGCAGGGCGGCGCGGATGCGGTGCGGCTCCTGCGAGAGCAGTGAGCGGTACTGCACGGTGTAAGGCTTGGCCGGGTCGGGCTGGGTCAGTGGCCCGGCGAGCCGGCTGTAGTGCTCGTAGTCGTACCTCGGCAGCGGCTTCTTGGCCCGGATGCGCGACCCCCCGGTCCGCAGCTGCGGGGGTATCCGAAGCTGCGCCGTCCGGGAAGGGTCGTTGTTGTGCCGGGCGCCGGTCGGCGTCGACGTCATGAGTCATCCCCCCGCACGCATGCTGGCTGCGTGTGTTCGTCGGTCTTCGCCCGGTGGCGGTCCCCCTCGACCATCCCGGGCGCACGAGTGGCCTGCTGTCATCCCTTCAGACATGGGACGACAACCTTCCGGTTGCATGATGTCGCCCCGGGATCTTTTCACGACGGGGCCCCCGCCCCCCTGTGCTTCGTCAGCCCCCCGGCTGCCGGTCTCGCCCCCAACTTGCCGAAACCGCCCGCCCCATTGGAGCCACCGGCTCCAGGATAGGGTCTACGACCAACCTCTTGATCGCAAGGGTGAAACAAGGTCTTTACCGGTCATACGCGGTCTTTGAGGGTCACCTGGGACATGGGTTCGGAATGGGCCGGTCGCAGTGCGGCCCCGATCCGACATGGACCCGGTGCGGGCCGGGGCCCGGCGCTGCCCGGCGGCGTGTCCGGAAACCGTCGAAGCCCCCTCACGCTCGGTGAGGGGGCTTCGACGTCATGTGCGCCGCCAGGGACTCGAACCCCGGACCCGCTGATTAAGAGTCAGCTGCTCTAACCAACTGAGCTAGCGGCGCCTGTCTGACTCCGAGAACTTTACCCGACCCTCGCGGGTGCTCCGGACCGGCCACGCCGCGTACTGTCCGTTTGATTATCATTTGGACCGTCAACATGCGTTATGTCCAGACAGTTGAAACACTGTCACCCGTGCAGATGTGCCGAAAAAGAGACCCACGGGAGGGGAACCGCATGACGATGCCGGTTTTCGAGGAGTTCGAACCCGCGGCCGACTGCGGCTGCCCGGGCTGCGCCCAGGACCGCCGGGCCGCCGCCCTCGGCCTGCCGGTCGCGGCCGGCGGCCACCCGGCCGCCCACGGAGCCCGGCGCGCGCTGGTGCTCGCCACCGCCGCGGGCGTGGTCCTCGGCGGCGGCGCGGGCGGCGCGGCGGGCGCCGTCGGCCCCGGGCAGGCCCCGGCCCGTACGGGAGCCGACCACGACCCCGACACCCCGCAGGGCGGGCCCGGCCCGCTGCACGGCGGGCCGGGCCACCACGGCCAGACCGCGCAGGCCACCCCGACGGCCGCCCGGCCGGCCCTGCGGATCACCAGCAGGGCCGAGATCATCAACCGCGCCAAGCGGTGGCTGGACGCCAAGGTCCCGTACAGCATGGAGAAGTACTGGAGCGACGGATACCGGCAGGACTGCTCGGGCTACGTGTCGATGGCCTGGAACCTCGACGGCAACGAATGGACCGGGAGCCTCGCGCAGTACGCCACGGCGGTGGAGCGGGACCAGCTGGAGCCCGGCGACATCCTCCTCTTCCACAATCCGGCCGACCCGAACAAGGGCTCGCACGTCACGATCTTCGGCGGCTGGACCGACTCCACCCACACGCACTACATCGCGTACGAGCAGACCCGCCCCCACACCCGCAAGCAGGCGACCCCGTACGCCTACTGGAACAACTCCTCCCGCTACATCGGATACCGCTACAACGGCATCGGCAGCGGGACCGCCGGCGGCGGTGCCGCCACGACGGCGTATCCCGGCGCGAAGCACTTCGGGCCGGGCGCGAACAACCGGTACGTCACCCGGCTCGGCAAGATGCTCGTCGCCCGGGGCGGCAAGCGGTTCTACACCGAGGGCCCCGGACCGGCCTGGGGCGAGGCGGACCGGCGCGCGACCGAGGCGTTCCAGCGCGCCCAGGGCTGGCGCGGCGCGGAGGCCGACGGGCTGCCGGGGCCGCACACCTGGCGGCTGCTGGTCTCCAACGGGGGCAAGGACATCCCCCCGCAGGACAGCGGCCAGGGCGGCGACAAGGACAACGGCGGCGGTACGGGCTCCACGGCCGGCGCCCCGGCCTTCCCCGGCCGGCAGCACTTCGGGCCCGGCCGGTCGAACGAGTACGTCGAGCAGCTCGGCAGACAACTGGTGAAGAAGGGCTACGGCAAGTACTACGTGTCCGGTCCCGGACCGGGCTGGACAGAGGCGGACCGGCGCAACGTCGAGGCGTTCCAGCGTGCGCAGGGCTGGCGCGGCGCGGAGGCCGACGGCTACCCCGGCCCGCAGACCTGGCGACGGCTCTTCGCATGACGGAGGAACGATGAGCACCACGACTTCAGAGACCTCGGAGCCCGACGGTTCCGCCGCACCGGCCGCTCCCGGGCGGCCGGGCGCCGAGACCGCGCCGAGGGCCCCGGTGATCAGGAACGAGTCCACCGTCGAGATCCCGGTGCACCTCCTGTTCCGCGACGACACCGGGCCGGCGGCGCTGACGCTGCCGTCCGGCGCCTCGGTGATCAGCCGCAGGAAGGGCACCGGCGAGCAGCCGCGTGTGACGGCCGGCGCCGCCGGTTCCCGGCCGGCCCATGGGGCGTCCGGGCCGGCGTCCGCCCAGGTGGGGCCGTCCCGCCCCGCCGTGCCCGCCGACCCCGGCCTCACGGAGCGGCCGGGCCCCGCGCTGCCCGGCTGGTGCGGGGTGGCCGTGGGTGCGGGAGCGCTCGCGGCGGGCGCGGCGCTGGTGTGGTGGACGGGAGCGGTGCCGCCGCCCGCCGCCGTACTGTTCGGGCTGCCCCTGCGCCCGTACGACGGGATCGCGCTCGGGACCTGGGCGGTGCTGGCCCTGCTGGTGACGGTCGTCCTGTTCGCCTTCGGCGGTCTGGCCCGCGGGCGGGTCGGATACGCGTGGGTGCTCTCGCTGTTCGGCGACTACCGGGGAACCGTGCGGCGCAGCGGCCTGGTGTGGGTGAGTCCGCTGCTGCTGCGCCGCCGGGTCGACGTCAGGCTCCGGCACTGGCGCGGCGAACCGATGGAGGCCGTGGACGCGCACGGCGTCGCGCTGCGGGTCGTGGTGCTGGTGGTGTGGCGGATCCGGGACACGGCGCGGGCGGTGCTCGCCGTCGAGGACCACGTCCAGTACCTGCGCGAGCAGGTGGAGGCGGCGATGGCGCGGGTGCTCTCGCAGCTGCCGGCCGACGCCTTCCACGACACCGCGCCGACGCTGCGCGACGCGGAGGCGGTCGGCGGCGCGCTGACCCGGATGCTGGCGGCGGAGGCGGCGCCGGTCGGTATCGACGTCTTCTCGGTGCAGCCGACGCGGATCGAGTACGCGCCCGAGGTCGCGGCGGCGATGCGGCGACGGCGGGTGGCGGCGCTCGACGCGCAGCACCGGGACAGCGTGCTGACGTCGGTGGTGGACGCCGTGGACGACACGGTGACGCGGCTGACCTCGCGCGGGCTGGTCGAACTGGACGACTACGAGCGCAAGGCGCTCGTGAAGGACCTGACGGTGGCCTTCTACACGGGGCGTGGGGAGGGACTGTGAACGCGCCGCGATTGGTCTGGACATGTTCATGACCCGTTAATACATTGGGACTTGGTCTAGACCGCAACACAACGCGCGCAGCACGGCTCACAGAACTGCCCCCACGTTCAGGAGCAAGCATGCGAATAAAGACAGGTGCGGCCGTCATCGGCCTCGCGATGGCCGGGGTGTCCTTCCTCGCCACCGGCAGCGCGAGCAGTCACGGCTACACCGACTCACCGATCAGCCGCCAGAAGCTCTGTGCCAACGGCACGGTGACGGGCTGCGGAAACATCCAGTGGGAACCGCAGAGCGTCGAAGGGCCGAAGGGATTCCCCACCTCCGGTCCGGCCGACGGCAAGATCTGCGCCGGCGGCAACAGCCAGTTCGCCCAGCTCGACGACCCGCGCGGAGGTGCCTGGCCCGCCACCAGGCTCACCGGCGGCCAGGGCTACGGCTTCCGCTGGCAGTTCACCGCCCGGCACGCGACCAGCGACTTCCGGTACTACATCACCCGGAACGGATGGGACTCCAGCAGGCCGCTCACCCGCGCGGCCCTGGAATCGCAGCCGTTCCTGACCGTCCCGTACGGCGGCAAGCAGCCTCCGTCGACCCTGACGCACCAGGGCACGGTCCCGGCCCAGAAGACCGGGCGGCACATCATCCTGGCGGTCTGGAACGTCGCGGACACGACAAACGCCTTCTACGCCTGCTCCGACGTTCAGTTCTGACCCCGGGAGGCAGGAAGAGCACAAAAAAGACCCTCGCTTCCGCGAGGGTCTTTCGTCTGTGCGCCGCCAGGGACTCGAACCCCGGACCCGCTGATTAAGAGTCAGCTGCTCTAACCAACTGAGCTAGCGGCGCTTGACTCGTAAATAGTACCTGGTCTGCAGGGGTGCCCCGAACCAGGCCCGGTCACGGCGGCGCCGCGGCCGTCACAGGGCCAGCGACAGCACCACCGGGGCGGCCCTCCGGTTCAGTGTGTCCGCCGCCGAGCGCAGGCGGTGGGCGTGCTCCACCGGCAGGGACAGCGCCAGGCAGCCCACCGAGGAGCCCGCCGTGAGCGGCACGGCCGCGCAGACCGTGCCCACGGCGTACTCCTGGAGGTCGAGGACCGGGACCGTGGGCGGCTGGCTGTCCAGCGTGGAGAAGAGCACCCGCTCGTTGGTGATCGTCTTGGACGTGAGCCGGGCGGTCTTGTGGCGGGACAGGTGGTCGCGGCGGCCGTTCTGGTCGAGCTGGGTCAGCAGGCACTTGCCGATCGCGCTCGCGTGGGCGGCCGACCTGAAGTCCACCCACTCGTTGACCCGGGGCGTCTGCGGCCCCTCGGCGATCTGTGTGACCTTGATCTCACCGTCGATGTAGCGGCTGATGTAGATCGCCGCGCCCACCGTGTCGCGCAGGTGGTCGAGGGTCTGCTGGAGCTTCGCCTGGAGTGCCTCGCGCCGGGTGGAACCCGATCCGATCAGGACGAGCGAGTCGCCGACGACGTACGCGCCGTCCGTCACCTGCTCGACGTACCCCTCGCGGCGCAGCATCAGCAGCAGGGAGGTCAGGTGGGCGGTCGGGAGTCCCGTCTCTCGGGCGATCTGTACATCGGTGACACCGCTGCCGTGCCTGGAGACCGTCTCCAGTACACGCAGGGCGTACTGCACCGAGTGGAACGGTGCGGTCGGCTCCGGCTTCAGCGCCACGGTTTCCCCCTACCAGGTTGTGACCGTTTGCATCCGTTCCACGATAGCCGCCAATACCCCGCTGCGGGGGCGGTGTTGACCACAATGTGGCGCGCCCCGGCTCCGCGAGCTGGGGCGCGCCACAACGGCATATGACGGAGGCAGGATTCCGGGTCGAAGCGGAGGTCAGAGCACCGCGCCGAGGAACTCGCGGGTACGTTCGTGCTCCGGATCGTTGAAGATCTTTTCCGGTGATCCGGACTCGATGACCCGCCCCGCGTCGAACATCAGCACGTCGTCCGAGATGTCCCGGGCGAAATTCATCTCGTGCGTGACGCAGAGCATGGTGATGTCCGTCGTACGGGCGATGTCGCGCAGTACGTCGAGAACGCCCGCCACCAGCTCCGGGTCGAGCGCCGACGTCACCTCGTCCAGCAGCAGCACCTGCGGACGCATCGCCAGCGCCCGCGCGATGGCGACCCGCTGCTGCTGGCCGCCGGAGAGCTGGGTCGGCTTCACGTCCTGCTTGTCGCTGAGCCCGACCAGGTCCAGCAGGCCCTTGGCGCGCTCGGCGGCCTCGTCCTTCGACATGCCGAGGACCCGCACGGGCGCCTCGGTGACATTGCGCAGGACGTTCATGTTGGGGAAGAGGTTGAACTGCTGGAACACCATGCCGATGTTCTTGCGTACCTCGCGGACCTCCTTCTCGCCCGCGGGGAAGAGCTGCCCGCCGTTCACCCGGATCACGCCCTCGTCGGGCTTCACCAGCGTCATCAGCAGCCGCAGGATCGTGGTCTTGCCCGACCCGGACGGTCCGATCAGCGTCACGTGCTTCCCGCTTCGCACCGAGAAGCACAGGTTGTCCAGGACGGTGTTGTCGCCGAACCGCTTGGTGACGTTGTCGAAACGGATCAGCTCGTTGGGGGTCGGGTCAGCGGACAAGACGACGCTCCAGGGCTCGCATGAGAAGAGAAGCCGGGTAGGCGATGAGGATGAAGGCGACGCCGACGACGGTCAGCGGCTCGGCGTACTGGAAGCTCTGCGCGCTCGCCAGCCTGGCCTGCTGGAGCATCTCCAGCACGCCGATGGCCATGAGCAGCGGAGTGTCCTTCAGCATCGAGATCACGTAGTTGCCCAGCGCCGGCACGATCCGGCGGATCGCCTGCGGGAGGATCACCGCGAACCACGTACGGGAGACCGGCAGGCTGAGCGCCGTCGCCGCCTCCCACTGCCCGGCCGGGACCGCGTCGATGCCGGCCCGGTAGACCTGCGCGGTGTACGTCGAGTAGTGCAGCCCGATCGCGAGCGTGCCGGTCGTCAGCGCCGACGCCTGTACGCCCCACTCCGGCAGGACGAAGTAGAAGAAGAAGAGCTGCACCAGCAGCGGGGTGTTGCGGATGAACTCGGTGACGATGTTCACCGGCCAGCGCACCCAGCGCGGCCCCCGGTAGCCGACCGCCCAGAGGAGGCCGAGCGTGAACGAGAGCAGTGAGCCGAGCACCAGCACCTGGA is part of the Streptomyces agglomeratus genome and encodes:
- the ehuA gene encoding ectoine/hydroxyectoine ABC transporter ATP-binding protein EhuA, with translation MSADPTPNELIRFDNVTKRFGDNTVLDNLCFSVRSGKHVTLIGPSGSGKTTILRLLMTLVKPDEGVIRVNGGQLFPAGEKEVREVRKNIGMVFQQFNLFPNMNVLRNVTEAPVRVLGMSKDEAAERAKGLLDLVGLSDKQDVKPTQLSGGQQQRVAIARALAMRPQVLLLDEVTSALDPELVAGVLDVLRDIARTTDITMLCVTHEMNFARDISDDVLMFDAGRVIESGSPEKIFNDPEHERTREFLGAVL
- a CDS encoding IclR family transcriptional regulator; this translates as MALKPEPTAPFHSVQYALRVLETVSRHGSGVTDVQIARETGLPTAHLTSLLLMLRREGYVEQVTDGAYVVGDSLVLIGSGSTRREALQAKLQQTLDHLRDTVGAAIYISRYIDGEIKVTQIAEGPQTPRVNEWVDFRSAAHASAIGKCLLTQLDQNGRRDHLSRHKTARLTSKTITNERVLFSTLDSQPPTVPVLDLQEYAVGTVCAAVPLTAGSSVGCLALSLPVEHAHRLRSAADTLNRRAAPVVLSLAL
- the ehuD gene encoding ectoine/hydroxyectoine ABC transporter permease subunit EhuD, translated to MNNWDWSAVSDFMPAFLDGLLVTLQVLVLGSLLSFTLGLLWAVGYRGPRWVRWPVNIVTEFIRNTPLLVQLFFFYFVLPEWGVQASALTTGTLAIGLHYSTYTAQVYRAGIDAVPAGQWEAATALSLPVSRTWFAVILPQAIRRIVPALGNYVISMLKDTPLLMAIGVLEMLQQARLASAQSFQYAEPLTVVGVAFILIAYPASLLMRALERRLVR
- a CDS encoding peptidoglycan-binding protein, whose amino-acid sequence is MTMPVFEEFEPAADCGCPGCAQDRRAAALGLPVAAGGHPAAHGARRALVLATAAGVVLGGGAGGAAGAVGPGQAPARTGADHDPDTPQGGPGPLHGGPGHHGQTAQATPTAARPALRITSRAEIINRAKRWLDAKVPYSMEKYWSDGYRQDCSGYVSMAWNLDGNEWTGSLAQYATAVERDQLEPGDILLFHNPADPNKGSHVTIFGGWTDSTHTHYIAYEQTRPHTRKQATPYAYWNNSSRYIGYRYNGIGSGTAGGGAATTAYPGAKHFGPGANNRYVTRLGKMLVARGGKRFYTEGPGPAWGEADRRATEAFQRAQGWRGAEADGLPGPHTWRLLVSNGGKDIPPQDSGQGGDKDNGGGTGSTAGAPAFPGRQHFGPGRSNEYVEQLGRQLVKKGYGKYYVSGPGPGWTEADRRNVEAFQRAQGWRGAEADGYPGPQTWRRLFA
- a CDS encoding SPFH domain-containing protein; the protein is MSTTTSETSEPDGSAAPAAPGRPGAETAPRAPVIRNESTVEIPVHLLFRDDTGPAALTLPSGASVISRRKGTGEQPRVTAGAAGSRPAHGASGPASAQVGPSRPAVPADPGLTERPGPALPGWCGVAVGAGALAAGAALVWWTGAVPPPAAVLFGLPLRPYDGIALGTWAVLALLVTVVLFAFGGLARGRVGYAWVLSLFGDYRGTVRRSGLVWVSPLLLRRRVDVRLRHWRGEPMEAVDAHGVALRVVVLVVWRIRDTARAVLAVEDHVQYLREQVEAAMARVLSQLPADAFHDTAPTLRDAEAVGGALTRMLAAEAAPVGIDVFSVQPTRIEYAPEVAAAMRRRRVAALDAQHRDSVLTSVVDAVDDTVTRLTSRGLVELDDYERKALVKDLTVAFYTGRGEGL
- a CDS encoding lytic polysaccharide monooxygenase auxiliary activity family 9 protein; translation: MRIKTGAAVIGLAMAGVSFLATGSASSHGYTDSPISRQKLCANGTVTGCGNIQWEPQSVEGPKGFPTSGPADGKICAGGNSQFAQLDDPRGGAWPATRLTGGQGYGFRWQFTARHATSDFRYYITRNGWDSSRPLTRAALESQPFLTVPYGGKQPPSTLTHQGTVPAQKTGRHIILAVWNVADTTNAFYACSDVQF